A part of Geotrypetes seraphini chromosome 9, aGeoSer1.1, whole genome shotgun sequence genomic DNA contains:
- the LOC117366315 gene encoding 39S ribosomal protein L52, mitochondrial-like: MAMSMAAVVGLRLTAGMTIRHFSCGSIHCAGKTWRVSHGFAPSDSEYGPLTDLPDWSFADGRPGIPWKGQLRRREQQEKFVRRVIMLNKEMDHGIRVWEEAQDKAAMQQEEKRKIRLKEKGALLRNKTKK; encoded by the coding sequence ATGGCGATGTCCATGGCCGCTGTGGTTGGTCTACGGCTGACAGCAGGCATGACGATACGGCACTTCTCTTGTGGCAGTATTCACTGTGCTGGGAAGACCTGGCGAGTGAGCCACGGTTTTGCTCCAAGCGATTCAGAGTACGGACCCCTCACAGATCTCCCTGACTGGTCCTTCGCAGATGGCAGGCCCGGTATTCCCTGGAAGGGGCAGTTGCGAAGGCGGGAGCAGCAGGAGAAGTTTGTGCGCCGTGTGATCATGCTGAATAAGGAGATGGATCATGGAATAAGAGTCTGGGAGGAAGCCCAGGATAAGGCAGCCATGCAACAGGAAGAGAAGAGGAAGATTCGCCTGAAAGAGAAGGGAGCACTGCTccgaaacaaaaccaaaaaataa